A stretch of Saccharothrix texasensis DNA encodes these proteins:
- a CDS encoding sugar phosphate isomerase/epimerase family protein, whose product MSAEPVLAGIADEAAPDLAGQLAVLAELGWSHLELRTVDGRAVADLDDDEFAVVAKELAARQVRVVCLASRIGGWARPISTPFEDDLAELDVLLRRCAALGTRYVRIMSYPNAGLSELRWRDRVIMRVSVLAELAGAAGVVLLHENCSGWAGTSAERALDLLDAVDNPALRLLFDTGNGVAHGYDGYAMLREVAAHVEHVHVKDASGDRFVLPGSGDARVADCVELLRARGYRGAWSLEPHVSLRPHESGALAPDASPAFVAAGRAMAGLVR is encoded by the coding sequence ATGTCCGCTGAGCCGGTGCTGGCGGGCATCGCCGACGAGGCCGCGCCGGACCTGGCGGGCCAGTTGGCGGTGCTCGCCGAGCTGGGCTGGTCGCACCTGGAGCTGCGCACCGTGGACGGGCGGGCGGTGGCGGACCTGGACGACGACGAGTTCGCGGTGGTGGCGAAGGAGCTGGCGGCGCGACAGGTCCGGGTGGTGTGCCTGGCCTCCCGGATCGGGGGGTGGGCCCGACCGATCAGCACGCCGTTCGAGGACGACCTGGCCGAGCTGGACGTGCTGCTGCGCCGCTGCGCCGCGCTGGGCACCCGGTACGTGCGGATCATGTCGTACCCGAACGCGGGCCTGTCCGAGCTGCGGTGGCGCGACCGGGTGATCATGCGGGTGTCCGTGCTCGCCGAGCTCGCCGGCGCGGCCGGGGTCGTGCTGCTGCACGAGAACTGCTCCGGGTGGGCGGGCACGAGCGCGGAGCGCGCGCTGGACCTGCTCGACGCGGTGGACAACCCGGCGTTGAGGCTGCTGTTCGACACCGGCAACGGCGTCGCGCACGGCTACGACGGGTACGCGATGCTGCGCGAGGTGGCCGCGCACGTCGAGCACGTGCACGTGAAGGACGCGTCGGGTGACCGGTTCGTGCTGCCCGGCTCGGGTGACGCTCGGGTGGCCGACTGCGTCGAGCTGCTGCGCGCCCGCGGTTACCGGGGCGCGTGGTCGTTGGAGCCGCACGTGTCGCTGCGCCCGCACGAGTCGGGCGCGCTCGCCCCGGACGCCTCACCCGCGTTCGTGGCGGCCGGCCGGGCCATGGCCGGGTTGGTGCGGTGA
- a CDS encoding NAD(P)/FAD-dependent oxidoreductase has protein sequence MDLDVAVIGAGIAGLAAAHELALAGREVRVFEAADHVGGRMATRHVAGFVVDTGAEQISTRGYPHTWELLRRLGLDDVPPIGRRLGVWRDGRAHRGLAHPSGLVTGAGLAVRARLDFARATRGLARSSAVDVERPEASRVGKATVAEFCAPYHRDVLEYLCQPVVSGFFGWQPERSAAAPFLALLGAIGPSTAWRAYDRGMDVVARALAARLDVTTSSPVREILAGPAYARITGDGTELRARSVVLAVPAPVARQVYVNPPEHERPFLDACTFTPMVKAHLMLDHRPESDVYLLAVPRAESRSVSVVLFDHLKHPDRAPEGRGLLTLIASPAVAPALLDATDDEVVSALAAEAERFVPGLRAAVTGSVVHRFRHGLPEATPHALALRGEFASRLGGVVDYAGDWVSLTPYSEAAVRSGRRAAARVREVPRRQHA, from the coding sequence ATGGACCTCGACGTGGCGGTGATCGGCGCCGGGATCGCCGGCCTGGCCGCGGCGCACGAGCTGGCGCTGGCGGGACGGGAGGTGCGGGTGTTCGAGGCGGCCGACCACGTCGGCGGCCGGATGGCCACGCGGCACGTGGCCGGGTTCGTGGTCGACACCGGCGCCGAGCAGATCTCCACCCGCGGCTACCCGCACACCTGGGAGCTGCTGCGGCGGCTGGGCCTCGACGACGTGCCCCCGATCGGCCGTCGGCTGGGGGTGTGGCGGGACGGCCGGGCGCACCGCGGGTTGGCGCACCCCTCGGGCCTGGTCACCGGAGCGGGGCTGGCCGTGCGCGCACGGCTGGACTTCGCCCGCGCGACCCGCGGCCTGGCCAGGAGCAGCGCGGTCGACGTCGAACGGCCCGAGGCGTCCCGCGTGGGCAAGGCCACCGTCGCCGAGTTCTGCGCCCCCTACCACCGCGACGTGCTGGAGTACCTGTGCCAGCCGGTGGTGTCGGGGTTCTTCGGGTGGCAGCCGGAACGCTCCGCCGCCGCGCCGTTCCTGGCGCTGCTCGGCGCGATCGGCCCCTCCACCGCGTGGCGCGCCTACGACCGGGGCATGGACGTGGTGGCCCGCGCGCTGGCCGCGCGGCTCGACGTCACCACGTCCTCCCCGGTGCGGGAGATCCTGGCCGGACCGGCGTACGCCCGGATCACCGGCGACGGCACGGAGCTGCGCGCCCGGTCGGTGGTGCTGGCGGTGCCCGCGCCCGTCGCGCGGCAGGTCTACGTGAACCCGCCGGAGCACGAGCGGCCGTTCCTGGACGCGTGCACGTTCACCCCGATGGTGAAGGCGCACCTGATGCTGGACCACCGCCCCGAGTCCGACGTGTACCTGCTGGCCGTGCCCCGCGCGGAGAGCCGGTCGGTGTCGGTGGTGCTGTTCGACCACCTCAAGCACCCCGACCGCGCCCCCGAGGGCCGCGGCCTGCTCACCCTGATCGCGAGCCCGGCGGTCGCGCCGGCGCTGCTGGACGCCACCGACGACGAGGTGGTGTCCGCGCTCGCCGCCGAGGCCGAGCGCTTCGTGCCCGGCCTGCGCGCCGCCGTGACCGGGTCGGTCGTCCACCGGTTCCGCCACGGCCTGCCCGAAGCCACACCGCACGCCCTGGCGCTGCGCGGCGAGTTCGCGTCCCGCCTCGGCGGGGTCGTGGACTACGCGGGCGACTGGGTGTCCCTGACCCCGTACAGCGAGGCCGCGGTGCGATCTGGCCGCCGAGCCGCCGCACGGGTCCGCGAGGTGCCGAGGAGGCAACACGCATGA
- a CDS encoding DegT/DnrJ/EryC1/StrS family aminotransferase, translated as MSIPFFPPDLFDGDLLLEVVREVGLAPDQRFILGSRTARFEEVLRDGLGVADAVACGSGTSALTLVLHAMGVGPGDEVIVPAYGCAPLASAPSTLGATPVFADVDPWTMVVDPAEVDKLVTERTKVIMPAHVFSVMADMPALRRIATEAGVRLLEDSAVGQGGVLAGRAAGTWGDAGVFSFVQVKTFGMPGEGGMVVTGDPALAREVRMLRNHGQDGVHRFRHHRIGHNSRFDEVMAAFQLRRFATLPDRLERRARIGEYYTSRFADLAARGVLAPPPGRDGRCFYVYSLLADRRDALRDHLTAHGIGSHVYYQAPLPRQPAFAGHAQPGRDWPAAASAARRQLAIPIHPHLTDAQVEHIADEVCRFAATSGAHG; from the coding sequence GTGAGCATCCCGTTCTTCCCGCCGGACCTGTTCGACGGCGACCTGCTGCTGGAGGTGGTCCGGGAGGTCGGGCTCGCGCCGGACCAGCGCTTCATCCTCGGCTCGCGCACCGCGCGGTTCGAGGAGGTGCTGCGCGACGGCCTCGGCGTCGCCGACGCGGTGGCGTGCGGCAGCGGCACCTCGGCGTTGACGCTGGTGCTGCACGCGATGGGCGTGGGGCCGGGCGACGAGGTGATCGTGCCCGCGTACGGGTGCGCGCCGCTGGCGTCCGCGCCGTCGACCCTGGGCGCGACGCCGGTCTTCGCCGACGTGGACCCGTGGACGATGGTGGTCGACCCGGCCGAGGTGGACAAGCTCGTCACCGAGCGCACCAAGGTGATCATGCCCGCGCACGTGTTCTCGGTGATGGCGGACATGCCCGCGTTGCGGCGGATCGCCACCGAGGCGGGGGTGCGGCTGCTGGAGGACTCCGCCGTGGGCCAGGGCGGGGTGCTCGCCGGCCGCGCGGCCGGGACGTGGGGCGACGCGGGCGTGTTCTCATTCGTGCAGGTCAAGACGTTCGGCATGCCCGGCGAAGGCGGGATGGTCGTCACCGGCGACCCGGCGCTGGCCCGCGAGGTGCGGATGCTGCGCAACCACGGCCAGGACGGCGTGCACCGGTTCCGGCACCACCGGATCGGCCACAACAGCCGCTTCGACGAGGTGATGGCCGCCTTCCAGCTGCGCCGCTTCGCCACGCTGCCCGACCGGCTCGAACGGCGGGCGCGCATCGGCGAGTACTACACCTCGCGGTTCGCCGACCTGGCCGCCCGCGGCGTGCTCGCCCCTCCGCCGGGGCGGGACGGGCGCTGCTTCTACGTCTACTCGCTGCTGGCCGACCGGCGGGACGCGTTGCGCGACCACCTGACCGCGCACGGCATCGGCTCGCACGTCTACTACCAGGCGCCGCTGCCGCGCCAGCCCGCGTTCGCCGGGCACGCCCAGCCGGGCCGCGACTGGCCGGCCGCGGCGTCCGCCGCACGACGCCAACTGGCCATCCCCATCCACCCCCACCTGACCGACGCGCAGGTGGAACACATCGCCGACGAGGTGTGCCGGTTCGCGGCCACGTCCGGCGCACACGGCTGA
- a CDS encoding M20/M25/M40 family metallo-hydrolase: MIGEDRDLLLRLLALPTAGPLETTDEVRLWDAVHAYSEAAESFGMRTVHLGPAREADVLRHDVPAVVREAIAEDPDFLAGQPNLVLRVGDAEPVVMFNVHLDTVAPFEPAGFDGVRFHGRGAIDAKGPAVALLAGVRAAMAEPAVGRDVSVLIQAVSGEEGGAMGVFGTRPLVEAGYHGGLNVFCEPTGMRYLPRSTAAMTACVQVRGEDAVDDQPQAGHNATVLLGFLAQHLAGALAGRVPDGRVCVAGLHTGRMHNRVYGGGELLLNLSYGSTASARVLAVALDAALTEGLAQFTARFRGVPPFHRTAVDAALITRLVWRKRGLPALPPQDVPLLDGIVPRWPAHEPAFTCDAIWLADVPGAHTAVLGPGSLEANNAHARGEHADVADLDRFADAVRDIVVKFARNGGT, from the coding sequence GTGATCGGTGAGGACCGCGACCTGCTGTTGCGGCTGCTCGCGCTGCCGACCGCGGGTCCGTTGGAGACCACCGACGAGGTGCGCCTGTGGGACGCGGTGCACGCGTACTCGGAGGCGGCCGAGTCCTTCGGCATGCGCACCGTGCACCTGGGACCGGCGCGGGAGGCCGACGTGCTGCGCCACGACGTGCCCGCCGTCGTGCGGGAGGCCATCGCCGAGGACCCGGACTTCCTGGCCGGGCAACCGAACCTGGTGCTGCGGGTCGGCGACGCCGAGCCGGTGGTGATGTTCAACGTGCACCTGGACACGGTCGCGCCGTTCGAGCCGGCCGGGTTCGACGGCGTCCGGTTCCACGGCCGCGGCGCGATCGACGCGAAAGGACCGGCGGTGGCGCTGCTGGCCGGTGTCCGCGCCGCGATGGCCGAACCGGCGGTGGGGCGGGACGTGAGCGTGCTGATCCAGGCGGTGTCCGGCGAGGAGGGCGGCGCGATGGGCGTGTTCGGCACCCGTCCGCTGGTCGAGGCCGGCTACCACGGCGGCCTGAACGTGTTCTGCGAGCCCACCGGCATGCGCTACCTGCCCCGCTCGACGGCCGCGATGACGGCGTGCGTGCAGGTGCGCGGCGAGGACGCGGTCGACGACCAGCCGCAGGCCGGGCACAACGCGACCGTGCTGCTCGGGTTCCTCGCCCAGCACCTGGCGGGCGCCCTGGCCGGCCGGGTTCCGGACGGGCGGGTGTGCGTGGCCGGGCTGCACACGGGCCGCATGCACAACCGCGTGTACGGCGGCGGCGAGCTGCTGCTGAACCTCTCCTACGGCAGCACGGCGTCCGCGCGGGTGCTGGCCGTGGCGCTGGACGCCGCGCTGACGGAAGGACTGGCCCAGTTCACCGCCCGCTTCCGGGGTGTGCCGCCGTTCCACCGCACCGCCGTCGACGCGGCCCTGATCACCCGGCTGGTGTGGCGCAAGCGCGGGCTGCCCGCCCTGCCGCCGCAGGACGTGCCGCTGCTGGACGGCATCGTGCCGCGCTGGCCCGCGCACGAGCCCGCGTTCACCTGTGACGCGATCTGGCTGGCCGACGTGCCGGGCGCGCACACCGCCGTCCTCGGCCCCGGATCGCTGGAGGCCAACAACGCCCACGCGCGCGGCGAGCACGCCGACGTCGCCGACCTCGACCGGTTCGCCGACGCGGTGCGGGACATCGTCGTGAAGTTCGCGCGGAACGGAGGAACATGA
- a CDS encoding UbiA family prenyltransferase — translation MTTVIAPGSRGAYVKLAKLDIVDYYLGVLVVWALLAPALRLDVGVLGAMGVFLVGEVLVIVAMVALDDLTGYRDGSDTANYAPDAPARKLDRKPLVAGTLTEPQVLRFALITAVAGAAVWLGALAVAPHRPVWTVALVAVTYFFALQYSWGLKLSYRGCQEFFLAALGWALVLAPYGLATGRVDGLVVVQALIFGLGPLLFGVYSNTNDVEGDRRVGRPTVAALTSPAGNRRFVRAVSACELLLVLALPLVGGPWWFPLALLPTILLRAKQLRVGFGEGDILRARRIGIDAHRVTVVALVVVNLVVR, via the coding sequence ATGACCACCGTCATCGCGCCCGGGTCCAGGGGCGCGTACGTGAAGCTGGCCAAGCTCGACATCGTCGACTACTACCTCGGCGTCCTGGTGGTGTGGGCGCTGCTCGCGCCCGCGCTGCGGCTGGACGTCGGCGTGCTGGGCGCCATGGGCGTGTTCCTGGTCGGCGAGGTGCTCGTGATCGTCGCGATGGTCGCGCTGGACGACCTCACCGGCTACCGCGACGGCAGCGACACCGCCAACTACGCCCCCGACGCACCGGCCCGCAAGCTCGACCGCAAGCCGCTGGTCGCGGGCACGCTCACCGAACCGCAGGTGCTGCGGTTCGCGCTGATCACCGCCGTGGCGGGCGCCGCGGTGTGGCTCGGCGCGCTGGCCGTCGCGCCGCACCGTCCCGTGTGGACGGTCGCACTGGTGGCGGTCACCTACTTCTTCGCCCTGCAGTACTCGTGGGGCCTGAAGCTGAGCTACCGGGGCTGCCAGGAGTTCTTCCTGGCCGCGCTGGGCTGGGCGCTGGTCCTCGCGCCGTACGGCCTGGCCACCGGGCGGGTCGACGGACTGGTGGTCGTGCAGGCCTTGATCTTCGGCCTCGGGCCGCTGCTGTTCGGCGTCTACTCCAACACCAACGACGTCGAGGGCGACCGGCGCGTCGGCCGGCCCACGGTGGCGGCGCTGACCTCGCCCGCCGGCAACCGGCGCTTCGTCCGCGCCGTCTCGGCGTGCGAGCTCCTGCTGGTCCTGGCGCTGCCGCTGGTCGGCGGCCCCTGGTGGTTCCCGCTCGCGCTGCTGCCCACCATCCTGTTGCGGGCCAAGCAGTTGCGCGTCGGGTTCGGCGAGGGCGACATCCTGCGCGCCCGGCGGATCGGCATCGACGCGCACCGGGTCACCGTGGTGGCGCTCGTCGTGGTGAACCTGGTGGTGCGGTGA
- a CDS encoding aminotransferase class I/II-fold pyridoxal phosphate-dependent enzyme produces MPFFTQSATFSGLWPITRRHIVEVIQNGKYSHGRKVLELERALAAYTGAAHVVGVNSGTDALVLLLRACGLRPGDEVVVPAFSFIASASSVVLAGGEPVFADIEPDGYGLDPASVAAVAGPRARFVMPVHLFHHLADLTGLAEVARGLDLTVVEDSAEAIGMRHNGAHAGLLGAGGVLSFFPTKTLGALGDAGAVITNDPVIAETVGALRHHGRFGRTIDNFPGISTGTGAVGVNSKMDDVQAAVLLAKLDRLEADIRRRAVLARRYADGLAGVPGVRKLPSVLPRRASVRGVFYVYVVEVDRRDELAAHLAGRGIGTETYYPTPLHLQPCFARLGHRPGDFPHAEAASRRTLALPLYPDLPLGDVDRVCAAIRSFYLGERA; encoded by the coding sequence GTGCCATTCTTCACGCAATCGGCGACATTTTCCGGATTGTGGCCGATAACGCGACGGCACATTGTCGAAGTCATCCAGAACGGCAAGTACTCGCACGGGCGGAAAGTGCTGGAACTGGAACGGGCGCTGGCCGCGTACACCGGGGCCGCGCACGTGGTCGGGGTGAACAGCGGCACCGACGCGCTCGTGCTGCTGCTGCGGGCGTGCGGGCTGCGCCCCGGCGACGAGGTGGTCGTGCCCGCGTTCTCGTTCATCGCGTCGGCGTCCTCGGTGGTGCTCGCGGGCGGCGAACCGGTGTTCGCCGACATCGAGCCGGACGGCTACGGCCTCGACCCGGCGTCGGTCGCCGCCGTCGCCGGCCCGCGCGCCCGGTTCGTCATGCCGGTGCACCTGTTCCACCACCTCGCCGACCTGACGGGCCTGGCGGAGGTGGCGCGCGGGCTGGACCTGACGGTGGTGGAGGACAGCGCCGAGGCGATCGGCATGCGCCACAACGGGGCACACGCGGGCCTGCTCGGCGCCGGGGGAGTGCTGTCGTTCTTCCCGACCAAGACCCTCGGCGCGCTCGGCGACGCGGGCGCGGTGATCACCAACGACCCGGTGATCGCCGAGACGGTGGGCGCGCTGCGCCACCACGGCCGGTTCGGCCGCACGATCGACAACTTCCCCGGCATCTCCACCGGCACCGGCGCGGTCGGGGTGAACAGCAAGATGGACGACGTCCAGGCCGCCGTGCTGCTGGCCAAGCTGGACCGGCTCGAAGCGGACATCCGCCGCCGCGCGGTGCTGGCCCGCCGCTACGCCGACGGCCTGGCCGGCGTGCCGGGGGTGCGGAAGCTGCCGTCCGTGCTGCCCCGGCGCGCGAGCGTGCGCGGGGTGTTCTACGTGTACGTGGTCGAGGTCGACCGGCGCGACGAGCTGGCCGCGCACCTGGCCGGGCGGGGCATCGGCACGGAGACCTACTACCCGACGCCGCTGCACCTGCAACCGTGCTTCGCCCGCCTCGGCCACCGGCCCGGCGACTTCCCGCACGCGGAGGCGGCCTCCCGCCGGACCCTCGCGCTGCCGCTGTACCCGGACCTGCCGCTGGGTGACGTCGACCGGGTGTGCGCCGCGATCCGCTCCTTCTACCTCGGAGAGCGCGCGTGA
- a CDS encoding class I adenylate-forming enzyme family protein yields the protein MRPHDMGTLFDEVAARGTHTTVHLDRPFDILPAGYGPGVDFTVPQLAGLVREAAGWLYEAGARRGERVAVVKRNHYDYALLACAAVRIGAVPALLSGHLPDDVLEVLLKRLDPAVLVTDRVPPVGLARRVLSLGPPVPGALTLDDVRGARVPAPRRRHDDEPLVVNHTSGTTGVPKLVVHTTRTIVHRLARFEAVRWPVIGVRRDDVVANAGSYAHGRAFCWTASVFCLAPRKVVLLSDPGSAAPVLARHRPTVLEALPSAYVRWQPLTTRPDHPFREVRLFVSTFDAMHPPAIRAMLHASRRRRPLWMQGWGQTETGPLTFRFLTRRALDRSPDARDLGRPVPGRTRLRVVDPVTLTPVPRGHSGLVLARTAARCAGYVGEQDRWHAKTSGPWWNTGDLGVLTRGGSVRLLDREVDAVPGLSCLRVEDLVEDRLPEVVECVVLGTPGRPPIPVLVTSGPLDPAAWRQAVADLPPMADPHLMAWDDVPRTATGKVRRLDLLTRLAGTAETHGSGRWT from the coding sequence ATGAGGCCGCACGACATGGGCACGCTGTTCGACGAGGTCGCGGCGCGCGGCACGCACACCACCGTGCACCTGGACCGGCCCTTCGACATCCTGCCCGCCGGGTACGGGCCGGGGGTCGACTTCACCGTGCCGCAGCTGGCCGGGCTGGTCCGCGAGGCCGCCGGCTGGTTGTACGAGGCGGGCGCCCGGCGCGGCGAGCGGGTGGCGGTGGTGAAGCGCAACCACTACGACTACGCCCTCCTCGCGTGCGCGGCGGTGCGGATCGGCGCGGTGCCCGCGCTGCTGTCCGGCCACCTGCCCGACGACGTGCTGGAGGTCCTGCTCAAGCGGCTCGACCCGGCGGTGCTGGTCACCGACCGCGTGCCACCCGTCGGACTGGCCCGGAGGGTGCTGTCGCTGGGTCCGCCCGTGCCGGGCGCGTTGACGCTGGACGACGTGCGCGGCGCACGGGTGCCCGCCCCCCGGCGCAGGCACGACGACGAGCCGTTGGTCGTCAACCACACCTCGGGCACCACGGGTGTGCCGAAGCTCGTGGTGCACACGACCCGCACGATCGTGCACCGGCTGGCCCGGTTCGAGGCGGTGCGCTGGCCGGTGATCGGGGTGCGCCGCGACGACGTGGTCGCCAACGCCGGCTCCTACGCGCACGGCCGCGCGTTCTGCTGGACGGCCAGCGTGTTCTGCCTCGCGCCGCGCAAGGTCGTGCTGCTCAGCGACCCCGGGTCGGCCGCCCCGGTGCTCGCCCGGCACCGGCCGACCGTGCTGGAAGCGCTGCCGTCGGCCTACGTGCGGTGGCAGCCGCTGACCACGCGGCCGGACCACCCGTTCCGGGAGGTGCGGCTGTTCGTCAGCACCTTCGACGCGATGCACCCGCCGGCGATCCGGGCGATGCTGCACGCCTCCCGCCGCAGACGTCCGCTGTGGATGCAGGGCTGGGGCCAGACCGAGACGGGCCCGCTGACGTTCCGCTTCCTCACCCGCCGCGCGCTCGACCGGTCGCCCGACGCCCGAGACCTGGGCCGCCCGGTGCCGGGCCGGACCAGGCTGCGCGTGGTGGACCCGGTGACGCTCACGCCCGTGCCCCGCGGCCACAGCGGCCTGGTGCTCGCGCGCACGGCGGCCCGGTGCGCCGGGTACGTCGGCGAGCAGGACCGCTGGCACGCCAAGACCTCCGGGCCGTGGTGGAACACCGGCGACCTCGGCGTGCTGACCCGCGGCGGCTCGGTGCGGCTGCTGGACCGCGAGGTCGACGCCGTGCCGGGGCTGAGCTGCCTGCGGGTCGAGGACCTGGTCGAGGACCGGTTGCCCGAGGTCGTCGAGTGCGTGGTGCTCGGCACCCCGGGCCGGCCGCCGATCCCGGTGCTGGTGACGTCCGGCCCGCTGGACCCCGCGGCGTGGCGGCAGGCGGTCGCCGACCTGCCGCCGATGGCCGACCCGCACCTGATGGCCTGGGACGACGTCCCGCGCACCGCCACCGGCAAGGTGCGCCGGCTCGACCTGCTCACCCGGCTGGCGGGCACCGCCGAGACCCACGGCAGCGGGAGGTGGACGTGA
- a CDS encoding class I SAM-dependent methyltransferase, which yields MTTYVFDRAHVAEQHRCLAAAYDPVTFARLAQTGVRAGWRCLDVGAGGGTVAHWLAGRGATVLATDVQPDHVPPAPRLTVLRHDVVCDPLPDASFDLVHVRLVLRHLPERDAVLRKLVAALKPGGWLQVDEFDNSYSPVLLAPDRDAAELYETFLAVKESVFDVYGVDGAWGRKAPGAMAEAGLVDVDPRVVVHPWRAGSPGVRLLAHTTHMLRDKLVEAGMSDEQLAAVREVLADQRFLATSPVVYSVHGRRPA from the coding sequence GTGACCACCTACGTGTTCGACCGCGCGCACGTCGCCGAACAGCACCGCTGCCTGGCCGCCGCCTACGACCCGGTGACCTTCGCGCGGCTCGCGCAGACCGGGGTCCGGGCCGGCTGGCGCTGCCTGGACGTCGGCGCGGGCGGCGGCACCGTGGCGCACTGGCTGGCCGGCCGCGGCGCGACCGTGCTGGCGACCGACGTGCAGCCGGACCACGTGCCGCCCGCGCCCCGGCTCACCGTGCTGCGGCACGACGTGGTGTGCGACCCGCTGCCCGACGCCTCCTTCGACCTGGTCCACGTGCGGCTCGTGCTGCGGCACCTGCCCGAGCGCGACGCCGTGCTGCGCAAGCTCGTCGCCGCGCTGAAACCCGGCGGGTGGCTCCAGGTGGACGAGTTCGACAACTCCTACAGCCCGGTGCTGCTCGCGCCGGACCGGGACGCCGCCGAGCTGTACGAGACGTTCCTGGCGGTCAAGGAGAGCGTGTTCGACGTCTACGGCGTCGACGGCGCGTGGGGGCGCAAGGCGCCCGGCGCGATGGCCGAGGCCGGGCTGGTCGACGTGGACCCGAGGGTGGTCGTGCACCCGTGGCGGGCCGGGTCGCCGGGCGTGCGGCTGCTCGCGCACACCACGCACATGCTGCGGGACAAGCTGGTGGAGGCGGGCATGAGCGACGAGCAGCTGGCCGCCGTGCGCGAGGTGCTGGCCGACCAGCGGTTCCTGGCCACGTCGCCGGTCGTCTACTCCGTGCACGGCCGGCGGCCGGCATGA
- a CDS encoding Gfo/Idh/MocA family protein, translated as MGLGRAGADLHLPVLARARTSVRQLFDDRPIVACDPRRLPPERPGVSMVGSLAEAATLLDPGDTVAHVCTPPSVRAEVMAELAERGFRNVIAEKPLAADADDLARVIRLRRKHGLRIAVVEPWLTSSLTVRLMELVRGGTLGEPKSVSIVQNKPRFRRSLTRPSHLTAFDVELPHGVALALRLAGSARVTHAAGFDLTVGDVVVPRMGGARIGLRHNSGVRTEISSDLTSPVRERRITVEFEKGSAVGHYAVSDDDDHAQLTVTLNGRREHEVLRDDSLTEWVLRAYRLFHAAGDQHARGFAFATDVVQLLSVAKNICAEPVIPAARGEASPGPVAAHVR; from the coding sequence GTGGGACTGGGCCGAGCCGGTGCGGACCTGCACCTGCCGGTGCTGGCCAGGGCGCGGACCTCGGTCCGACAGCTGTTCGACGACCGGCCGATCGTGGCGTGCGACCCCCGGCGGCTGCCCCCGGAACGGCCTGGTGTGTCGATGGTGGGCAGCCTGGCGGAGGCCGCCACCCTGCTCGACCCGGGCGACACGGTGGCGCACGTCTGCACGCCGCCGTCCGTGCGCGCCGAGGTGATGGCCGAGCTCGCCGAACGCGGTTTCCGCAACGTGATCGCGGAGAAGCCGCTCGCCGCCGACGCCGACGACCTGGCCCGGGTGATCCGGCTGCGCCGCAAGCACGGGCTGCGGATCGCGGTGGTCGAGCCGTGGCTGACCAGCTCGCTCACGGTGCGGCTGATGGAGCTGGTGCGCGGCGGCACGCTCGGCGAGCCGAAGTCCGTCTCCATCGTGCAGAACAAACCGCGCTTCCGCCGCTCGTTGACCAGGCCCAGCCACCTGACCGCGTTCGACGTGGAGCTGCCGCACGGCGTGGCCCTCGCGCTGCGGCTCGCGGGCAGCGCGCGGGTCACGCACGCGGCCGGGTTCGACCTCACCGTGGGCGACGTGGTCGTGCCGCGGATGGGCGGCGCGCGGATCGGCCTGCGGCACAACAGCGGTGTGCGCACGGAGATCAGCTCGGACCTCACCTCGCCGGTGCGGGAGCGCCGGATCACGGTGGAGTTCGAGAAGGGCAGCGCGGTCGGCCACTACGCGGTCAGCGACGACGACGACCACGCGCAGCTCACCGTCACGCTCAACGGGCGGCGCGAGCACGAGGTGCTGCGGGACGACTCGCTCACCGAGTGGGTGCTGCGCGCCTACCGGCTGTTCCACGCGGCGGGCGACCAGCACGCGCGGGGGTTCGCGTTCGCCACGGACGTGGTGCAGCTGCTGTCGGTGGCCAAGAACATCTGCGCCGAGCCGGTGATCCCCGCCGCGCGCGGCGAGGCGTCGCCCGGCCCGGTGGCCGCGCATGTCCGCTGA